A genome region from Arthrobacter agilis includes the following:
- a CDS encoding flagellar export protein FliJ, with protein MARQFPLAGLLRLKQLREDEAAGRLADANERLRVSRARTHGVSEALEGTDLDPAGSASLYAVAAARASARSMLADLHALEGRLQAERERAQVTYRGARADTKGLEKLEARHSEGEASALLGAEQRVLDEIAAAGRLQHTGKDRA; from the coding sequence ATGGCACGACAGTTCCCCCTCGCAGGCCTGCTCCGGCTGAAGCAGCTACGCGAGGACGAAGCCGCCGGCAGGCTCGCCGACGCCAACGAGCGCCTGCGGGTATCGAGGGCCCGGACCCATGGCGTCAGCGAGGCCCTCGAGGGTACCGACCTCGATCCGGCAGGGTCGGCGTCGCTGTACGCGGTGGCCGCGGCCCGCGCATCTGCCCGCAGCATGCTCGCCGACCTGCACGCGCTCGAGGGCCGGCTGCAGGCCGAGCGGGAGCGTGCCCAGGTCACCTACCGGGGTGCCCGGGCCGACACGAAGGGCCTCGAGAAGCTCGAGGCACGGCACAGCGAGGGCGAGGCGAGCGCACTGCTCGGCGCCGAACAGCGGGTCCTCGACGAGATCGCCGCGGCCGGAAGACTCCAGCACACAGGGAAGGACCGGGCATGA
- the fliG gene encoding flagellar motor switch protein FliG: MSAVRAVTGTQKAAMVLMQLDQDRAAEILRQLSEAEAEEIVAEIVRLRRVEPAAAEEALAEFHELTTSGRRRTRGGMEVAVGLLESSFGAERAAGVVGRLASTVAGKSFEFLDTVEPGQIQTVLEHELPQTIALVLAHLKPERASTVLAGLAPETRTDVAQCIATMGAATPEAVSVVAETIKIRAGAVAAPDRGASRIGGIQPLVDIINRADVSTERELLDGLESRDPALAEEVRARMLTFADIVNFERRDVQQVLRGIDSAVLALAMKGAAEAVITVIRANVSERNREILDDEIRGMGPVRMSQVEEARAEVVRAIRDLEAQGTITIMRGEEDEIVD; this comes from the coding sequence ATGAGTGCCGTACGGGCGGTCACCGGTACCCAGAAGGCCGCGATGGTCCTCATGCAGCTCGACCAGGACCGCGCCGCCGAGATCCTCCGGCAGTTGTCCGAGGCGGAGGCCGAGGAGATCGTCGCGGAGATCGTGCGCCTGCGCCGCGTCGAACCGGCCGCGGCCGAGGAGGCGCTCGCGGAGTTCCACGAACTAACCACGAGCGGACGGCGCCGCACCCGCGGCGGCATGGAGGTGGCCGTCGGGCTCCTCGAGTCCTCCTTCGGCGCCGAACGCGCCGCCGGCGTCGTGGGACGCCTGGCCTCGACCGTGGCGGGCAAGTCCTTCGAGTTCCTCGACACCGTGGAGCCCGGCCAGATCCAGACGGTCCTCGAGCACGAGCTGCCTCAGACCATCGCCCTCGTCCTCGCCCACCTGAAGCCCGAGCGGGCCTCCACGGTCCTCGCCGGGCTCGCCCCCGAGACCCGGACCGACGTCGCGCAGTGCATCGCGACCATGGGAGCGGCGACGCCGGAGGCGGTGTCCGTCGTCGCCGAGACCATCAAGATCAGGGCCGGCGCCGTCGCCGCACCCGACCGTGGGGCGTCCAGGATCGGTGGCATCCAGCCCCTCGTCGACATCATCAACCGTGCGGATGTCAGCACCGAGCGTGAACTGCTCGACGGGCTCGAGAGCCGCGATCCGGCGCTCGCCGAAGAGGTGCGTGCCCGCATGCTGACGTTCGCGGACATCGTCAACTTCGAGCGCCGCGACGTCCAGCAGGTGCTGCGCGGTATCGACTCCGCCGTCCTCGCACTCGCCATGAAGGGCGCCGCCGAAGCCGTGATCACCGTGATCCGTGCGAACGTCTCCGAGCGCAACAGGGAGATCCTCGACGACGAGATCCGGGGCATGGGGCCCGTACGGATGTCGCAGGTGGAGGAGGCCCGCGCCGAGGTGGTGCGCGCCATCCGCGATCTCGAGGCGCAGGGCACCATCACCATCATGCGCGGGGAGGAGGACGAGATTGTCGACTGA
- a CDS encoding flagellar basal body rod protein FlgC — MTFDAIGISGTGLTLHRKWLDAVADNMANANTVTSTDGAAFQQRYITARADENGQGAYVAGAEFGSAEGRLVHEPDHPLADEDGYVRYPDIDMSAQMGQLIMAQRGYQANAAVVDRAKATYEAALQIGRS; from the coding sequence ATGACCTTCGACGCGATCGGCATCTCCGGCACCGGCCTCACCCTGCACCGCAAATGGCTCGACGCCGTCGCAGACAACATGGCCAACGCCAACACGGTCACCTCCACCGACGGCGCCGCGTTCCAGCAGCGCTACATCACGGCGCGTGCCGACGAGAACGGTCAGGGCGCCTACGTGGCCGGGGCCGAGTTCGGCAGCGCCGAGGGCCGCCTGGTGCACGAACCCGACCACCCCCTCGCGGACGAGGACGGCTACGTCCGCTACCCCGACATCGACATGAGCGCGCAGATGGGGCAGCTCATCATGGCGCAGCGCGGCTACCAGGCCAACGCCGCCGTCGTCGACCGCGCGAAGGCCACCTACGAGGCCGCCCTCCAGATTGGACGTTCCTGA
- the fliD gene encoding flagellar filament capping protein FliD codes for MAFSIDGIASGLDTTNMINQLMQLEARPQTLLKAKATSTQGFITVLQQLNTRLSSLTELATKTAKPQALDLYKAASTSDTVTATATSSAGAGTLDFTVKQLASSQSSVTGVMTAFSPGPTTLTLRAADGTTTEVATTGTLDDVVAQVNKADVGITATKVSAGKDADGVAQYRLQFTAKESGTEHGFSVFRGTAADVTAGTATNLFTETGAATVRTARNAEVVLWGGTAAEQTVTSSSNTFADILPGVSVTVSKTTTEPVSVTVSRDAEATSAKAKELVEALRSVFSFVDTNTKVTPGATASAAPISGRFTGDSAVRGIAQSVLTAATAPINGRSTSELGITLTRSGTVEFDAEKFAKALAANPDQVKDALTQLSVRVADAGKAASDKYDGELTSRIKSQESTVRNLNDQVSGWDQRLEKRRATLERTYSALEVQLSQLQSQGDWLSSQLAGLPTTGS; via the coding sequence ATGGCGTTCTCCATCGACGGCATCGCCAGCGGGCTGGACACCACGAACATGATCAACCAGCTCATGCAGCTGGAAGCACGCCCTCAGACGCTGCTCAAGGCGAAGGCAACCTCGACGCAGGGCTTCATCACGGTCCTGCAGCAACTGAACACCCGTTTGAGTTCCCTGACCGAGCTCGCGACGAAGACCGCCAAGCCCCAGGCGCTCGATCTCTACAAGGCCGCCTCCACGAGTGACACCGTCACCGCCACGGCGACCTCGTCCGCCGGCGCCGGCACCCTCGACTTCACCGTGAAGCAGCTCGCCTCCTCACAGTCCTCCGTCACGGGCGTGATGACGGCGTTCTCGCCGGGACCCACCACCCTGACCCTGCGTGCGGCGGACGGCACCACCACCGAGGTGGCGACCACCGGCACCCTCGACGACGTCGTCGCCCAGGTGAACAAGGCCGACGTCGGCATCACGGCCACGAAGGTCAGCGCCGGGAAGGACGCCGACGGCGTCGCCCAGTACCGGCTGCAGTTCACCGCGAAGGAATCGGGCACCGAACACGGCTTCTCCGTGTTCCGCGGCACTGCCGCCGACGTCACCGCAGGGACCGCGACCAACCTCTTCACCGAGACCGGCGCCGCCACCGTCCGCACTGCCCGGAACGCCGAGGTGGTCCTCTGGGGTGGCACGGCGGCCGAGCAGACCGTCACGTCGTCGTCGAACACCTTCGCCGACATCCTCCCCGGTGTCTCCGTCACGGTCAGCAAGACCACCACCGAACCCGTGTCCGTGACCGTCTCCCGTGACGCCGAAGCCACCTCGGCGAAGGCGAAGGAACTGGTGGAGGCGCTGCGCAGCGTCTTTTCCTTCGTGGACACCAACACCAAGGTCACGCCGGGCGCGACGGCCAGTGCTGCCCCCATCTCGGGCCGATTCACGGGTGACAGTGCCGTCCGGGGCATCGCCCAGTCCGTGCTCACCGCGGCGACGGCGCCCATCAACGGGCGGTCGACGTCGGAGCTCGGCATCACGCTGACCCGCTCCGGAACCGTGGAATTCGACGCCGAGAAGTTCGCCAAAGCACTCGCCGCCAACCCGGACCAGGTGAAGGACGCCCTCACGCAGCTGTCCGTCCGCGTAGCCGATGCAGGGAAGGCGGCCTCGGACAAGTACGACGGCGAACTCACGAGCCGGATCAAGAGCCAGGAGTCGACGGTCCGCAACCTCAATGACCAGGTGTCCGGCTGGGACCAGCGGCTCGAGAAGCGCCGGGCGACCCTTGAACGCACATACTCGGCGCTCGAGGTCCAACTGTCACAACTCCAATCGCAGGGCGACTGGCTGTCATCCCAGCTGGCCGGCCTGCCCACCACCGGAAGCTAG
- the fliE gene encoding flagellar hook-basal body complex protein FliE: protein MPVPAIGAVQPAATTYLPSVGTEPVSGAGGQGFATSLTSAVDNVRSLQSTSNELAVQAVTGDLTDIHNATLASTRAQVTLELVAAVRNKGVDAFNEIMRMQA from the coding sequence ATGCCTGTTCCCGCGATCGGCGCGGTCCAGCCCGCCGCCACCACCTACCTGCCGTCCGTCGGCACGGAACCGGTGTCCGGCGCCGGCGGGCAGGGCTTCGCCACGTCGCTCACCTCCGCCGTGGACAACGTGAGGTCCCTGCAGTCGACGTCCAACGAGCTCGCCGTGCAGGCCGTCACCGGCGACCTGACCGACATCCACAACGCCACCCTCGCCTCCACCCGTGCCCAGGTGACGCTCGAGCTCGTCGCGGCCGTCCGGAACAAGGGTGTTGACGCCTTCAACGAGATCATGAGGATGCAGGCCTGA
- a CDS encoding flagellar basal body rod protein FlgB: MLDSVSSLAMRSALDGLALRQRVTANNIANVNTPGFHAQRVSFEDALARSVSLGDGSAQATTETSLEPTRLNGSNVNLDTETLSNIDTVLRFQFAARAVEGPFTSIRTALRTS, translated from the coding sequence GTGCTCGATTCCGTGTCCTCGCTCGCCATGCGCAGCGCCCTCGATGGGCTCGCCCTGCGCCAGCGCGTCACCGCGAACAACATCGCGAACGTCAACACCCCCGGCTTCCACGCCCAGCGTGTCAGCTTCGAGGACGCCCTGGCCCGCTCGGTGTCGCTGGGCGACGGCAGCGCGCAGGCCACCACGGAGACATCCCTCGAACCGACCCGGCTGAACGGCAGCAACGTCAACCTGGATACCGAGACGCTCTCGAACATCGACACCGTGCTGCGCTTCCAGTTCGCCGCGCGTGCCGTCGAGGGGCCCTTCACCAGCATCCGCACCGCCCTCAGGACGTCCTGA
- a CDS encoding FliI/YscN family ATPase → MTLTFDETIRLASTAAAPQRVGRVASVVGLGVDVVGLDCAIGDLVTIGDDSPVDAEVVAASLTGLRCMPYAHLVGIQAGAPVRAQGRPLLVPAGPGLLGRVLDGVGRPIDGRGPLTDVSWVSLENTPPAALERTRITEPLQLGVRVMDTLTTVGRGQRMGLFAGSGVGKSSLLSMIARGTDAAVSVIALVGERGREVREFLEDDLGPEGLARSIVVVSTSDEPALLRLRAAFVATRIAESFRDRGADVMLMMDSLTRVAMAQREIGLSVGEPPATRGYPPSTFALLAQLLERAGTGATGSVTGMYTVLVDGDDHNEPVADAARSILDGHVVLDRKLAVAGHFPSIDPLASISRVASRVTSRDQAGIAAVLRRALAARKAAQDLIDVGAYSRGSNPLVDAAMDHEAAVNAFLQQRMDEQTPFDDAWNRLAHLTASMGIS, encoded by the coding sequence ATGACACTCACCTTCGACGAGACCATCCGGCTCGCCAGCACTGCCGCAGCGCCCCAGCGCGTGGGCCGCGTGGCCTCCGTCGTCGGGCTCGGCGTGGACGTCGTGGGCCTCGACTGCGCGATCGGCGACCTCGTGACCATCGGCGACGATTCACCCGTGGACGCCGAGGTGGTCGCCGCGTCGCTGACCGGGCTGCGCTGCATGCCCTACGCCCACCTCGTCGGCATCCAGGCCGGTGCACCCGTCCGTGCGCAGGGACGGCCCCTCCTCGTGCCGGCCGGCCCGGGGCTCCTCGGCCGCGTGCTCGACGGCGTCGGACGCCCCATCGACGGTCGTGGTCCCCTCACCGACGTCTCCTGGGTGTCCCTCGAGAACACGCCGCCCGCGGCCCTCGAGCGCACCCGCATCACCGAACCCCTGCAACTCGGTGTCCGCGTCATGGACACGCTCACCACGGTGGGCCGCGGCCAGCGCATGGGCCTCTTCGCGGGCTCCGGCGTCGGCAAGTCCTCGCTGCTGTCGATGATCGCGCGCGGGACGGACGCCGCGGTCTCGGTGATCGCCCTCGTGGGGGAGCGGGGCCGCGAGGTCCGCGAGTTCCTCGAGGACGACCTCGGGCCCGAGGGCCTCGCGCGGTCCATCGTGGTGGTCTCCACCTCCGACGAGCCCGCGCTCCTACGCCTGCGTGCCGCGTTCGTCGCCACGCGGATTGCCGAGTCGTTCCGCGACCGCGGGGCTGACGTCATGCTCATGATGGACTCGCTGACCCGCGTGGCGATGGCGCAGCGCGAGATCGGCCTCAGCGTCGGCGAGCCCCCCGCGACGCGCGGGTACCCGCCGTCCACCTTCGCGCTCCTCGCCCAGCTCCTCGAACGGGCAGGCACCGGAGCCACGGGGTCCGTGACCGGCATGTACACGGTGCTGGTCGACGGCGACGACCACAACGAGCCGGTCGCCGACGCCGCGCGCTCCATCCTCGACGGCCACGTGGTGCTCGACCGCAAGCTCGCGGTCGCCGGGCACTTCCCGTCGATCGACCCGCTCGCGTCCATCTCGCGGGTGGCCTCCCGTGTCACCAGCCGCGACCAGGCGGGGATCGCCGCCGTACTCCGCCGAGCCCTGGCCGCGCGGAAGGCCGCACAGGACCTCATCGACGTCGGCGCCTACTCCCGCGGCTCCAATCCGCTCGTGGACGCCGCGATGGATCATGAGGCCGCCGTGAACGCGTTCCTGCAGCAGCGCATGGACGAGCAGACCCCGTTCGACGACGCCTGGAACCGGCTCGCCCACCTCACAGCATCGATGGGAATCTCCTGA
- the fliF gene encoding flagellar basal-body MS-ring/collar protein FliF yields MPTPLSATATRLGDAVKSFTIAQRTIAIIGVAMLVLGGIALTSWLSKPSYTPLFSGLSGEDASTIVDQLQTDGVPYELTQGGGTILVPEGVVYDQRIKAASAGLPSSSTGGYSLLDDMGVTSSEFQQSTTYKRALEGELAATVSAIDGVKAATVRLAIPEDTVFVAEQGKPTASVFVETNPGATLSSDQVQAITHLTSASIDRMDAADVAVIDAEGHVLSAVGVGATGGADQQASDYEQRIQASVQSMLDRVVGAGNATVAVAADMKLESAERVEESFTTPENAPALNESTTTEAYEGAGGGNAGILGPDNIAVPEDGANGDGTFNSETSTRNNAVNKTTESTTVPAGGINRQTISVAVNQGATANMDVTALTALVSSAAGVDAARGDVVTVEELPFNEAGADAAAEALAEAEEAQAAQQRADLIRTLSIVAAILVVVIVALIVYARRSRRQRREPLDLGELQGVYPALPGPGTPALDPAVALLTPLEPAPNTTTIDVAAVQSALQAGSAESDLDRMRADIDALATQDPAKTAEFLRSMMDDRQSV; encoded by the coding sequence ATGCCCACCCCCCTGTCCGCCACCGCGACCCGCCTCGGCGACGCCGTGAAGAGCTTCACCATCGCCCAGCGCACCATCGCCATCATCGGCGTCGCCATGCTCGTGCTCGGCGGGATCGCGCTCACGTCCTGGCTGTCCAAGCCCTCCTACACGCCCCTGTTCTCCGGGCTCAGCGGCGAGGACGCCAGCACCATCGTGGACCAGCTGCAGACCGACGGCGTGCCGTACGAGCTGACGCAGGGCGGTGGCACCATCCTCGTCCCCGAGGGCGTCGTGTACGACCAGCGGATCAAGGCGGCCTCGGCCGGCCTCCCGTCGTCGTCCACCGGAGGCTACTCGCTGCTCGACGACATGGGCGTCACGTCGTCCGAGTTCCAGCAGTCCACCACCTACAAGCGTGCCCTGGAGGGCGAGCTCGCCGCCACGGTGTCCGCGATCGACGGCGTCAAGGCCGCCACCGTGCGCCTCGCCATCCCCGAGGACACGGTGTTCGTCGCGGAGCAGGGCAAGCCGACCGCCTCCGTGTTCGTCGAGACGAACCCCGGCGCCACGCTCTCGAGCGACCAAGTGCAGGCCATCACCCACCTGACGTCCGCCTCCATCGACCGCATGGACGCCGCGGACGTCGCCGTGATCGACGCCGAGGGCCACGTGCTCTCCGCCGTCGGCGTCGGCGCCACCGGGGGAGCGGACCAGCAGGCCTCCGACTACGAGCAGCGCATTCAGGCCTCCGTTCAGTCGATGCTGGACCGCGTGGTCGGAGCCGGCAACGCCACCGTCGCCGTGGCCGCGGACATGAAGCTCGAGAGCGCAGAACGCGTCGAGGAGAGCTTCACGACGCCCGAGAACGCGCCCGCCCTCAACGAATCCACCACCACCGAGGCCTACGAGGGGGCCGGTGGGGGCAATGCCGGCATCCTCGGACCGGACAACATCGCCGTCCCGGAGGACGGCGCGAACGGTGACGGCACGTTCAACTCGGAGACCAGCACGCGCAACAACGCCGTGAACAAGACCACCGAGTCCACCACCGTGCCGGCCGGCGGCATCAACCGCCAGACCATCTCCGTCGCGGTGAACCAGGGCGCCACCGCCAACATGGACGTCACGGCGCTGACTGCCCTCGTCTCCAGCGCAGCGGGCGTCGATGCCGCCCGCGGCGACGTGGTGACGGTCGAGGAACTGCCGTTCAACGAGGCAGGCGCGGACGCCGCAGCAGAGGCCCTCGCCGAGGCGGAGGAGGCGCAGGCGGCGCAGCAGCGGGCGGACCTCATCCGCACGCTGTCGATCGTCGCGGCCATCCTCGTGGTCGTCATCGTCGCGCTCATCGTGTACGCCCGCCGCTCACGCCGCCAGCGGCGCGAGCCCCTCGACCTCGGCGAGCTGCAGGGCGTCTACCCGGCCCTTCCGGGCCCCGGGACACCGGCCCTCGATCCGGCCGTCGCGCTCCTCACCCCGCTGGAACCGGCCCCGAACACCACCACGATCGACGTCGCTGCAGTGCAGAGTGCCCTGCAGGCGGGGTCGGCGGAATCCGATCTGGACCGCATGCGCGCCGACATCGACGCCCTCGCCACGCAGGACCCGGCGAAGACCGCCGAGTTCCTGCGCAGCATGATGGATGACAGGCAGAGCGTATGA
- a CDS encoding flagellin N-terminal helical domain-containing protein produces MGFQINTNTAANTAYRNLSSTQGDMSKSLEKLSSGLRINRAADDAAGLSISEGLRSQISGLGVAARNAQDGISVVQTAEGALTEVHSILQRVRDLAVQSGNDSNNTEARIAIQTEVTALADELTRIGSSTNFNGIDLLAADKSLTFQVGAGDKASNDQVSVKLTNVTTIANAIGGTPGAADANGTPGARTGGLKFDSAGEALKSITAIDAQIEKVSQARSELGAVQNRFESAINSINVSQENLSAAKSRITDTDMAKEMADFTRSNILSQAGTAMLAQANQMNQGVLQLLR; encoded by the coding sequence ATGGGTTTCCAGATCAACACCAACACCGCGGCCAACACCGCATACCGCAACCTCTCCAGCACCCAGGGCGACATGTCCAAGTCGCTCGAGAAGCTGTCCAGCGGTCTCCGCATCAACCGTGCAGCCGATGACGCTGCCGGCCTGTCCATCTCCGAGGGCCTGCGTTCGCAGATCAGCGGGCTTGGGGTTGCAGCCCGCAACGCCCAGGACGGCATCAGCGTTGTCCAGACCGCTGAAGGTGCACTGACCGAGGTCCACAGCATCCTGCAGCGCGTCCGCGACCTGGCTGTTCAATCGGGCAACGACTCGAACAACACGGAGGCGCGCATCGCGATCCAGACCGAGGTCACCGCACTCGCGGACGAACTCACCCGGATCGGCAGCTCGACGAACTTCAATGGCATCGACCTCCTCGCCGCGGACAAGTCCCTGACGTTCCAGGTCGGCGCCGGTGACAAAGCATCAAACGATCAGGTCAGTGTCAAGCTGACTAACGTCACGACGATCGCGAATGCTATCGGCGGCACCCCGGGCGCCGCTGATGCTAACGGCACTCCTGGCGCGAGGACAGGTGGGTTGAAGTTTGACTCAGCTGGCGAGGCGCTTAAGTCGATCACAGCGATCGATGCGCAGATTGAGAAGGTGTCGCAGGCTCGCTCGGAGCTCGGTGCCGTGCAGAACCGCTTCGAGTCGGCGATCAACAGCATCAACGTCTCGCAGGAGAACCTCTCGGCGGCCAAGTCCCGCATCACCGACACCGACATGGCGAAGGAGATGGCGGACTTCACCCGTTCGAACATCCTCTCGCAGGCCGGCACCGCGATGCTGGCGCAGGCCAACCAGATGAACCAGGGTGTCCTTCAGCTCCTCCGCTAA
- a CDS encoding C40 family peptidase, which translates to MTMTDAVGRIQQIQSTLTMLAAPARSTAGITPPVGSKITGSSTGAGSTAAPAATADLFADALAGATAPAATDSSATVTGATPVPVPASGDAARLIEAARSYEGIPYVWGGTDPATGLDCSGFVQRAYADIGIQLPRVTWDQMNAGTHVPSLAEAQPGDLMFSHDGGHVSMYLGGGKAIDAPQPGQTVAVRDMWETDANITTIRRILPAAPAGAASMAPAAMASSVSTSSASGSADAAYAAQAAFLASMAR; encoded by the coding sequence ATGACCATGACCGACGCGGTGGGCCGCATCCAGCAGATCCAGTCCACCCTCACCATGCTCGCCGCACCGGCACGGTCCACGGCCGGCATCACCCCGCCGGTCGGTTCGAAGATCACGGGCTCCTCGACGGGGGCCGGTTCCACCGCCGCCCCGGCCGCGACGGCCGATCTCTTCGCCGACGCTCTCGCGGGTGCCACTGCACCTGCCGCAACGGACTCCTCCGCCACGGTCACCGGCGCCACCCCCGTTCCCGTGCCGGCCTCGGGCGACGCCGCACGGCTCATCGAGGCGGCGCGTTCCTACGAGGGCATCCCGTACGTGTGGGGCGGAACGGACCCGGCCACGGGGCTGGACTGCTCGGGCTTCGTGCAGCGCGCCTACGCGGACATCGGCATCCAGCTGCCGCGCGTCACCTGGGACCAGATGAATGCCGGAACGCACGTCCCGTCGCTCGCCGAGGCGCAGCCCGGGGACCTGATGTTCAGCCACGACGGCGGGCACGTGTCCATGTACCTCGGGGGAGGCAAGGCCATCGACGCCCCCCAGCCGGGGCAGACCGTCGCCGTCCGCGACATGTGGGAGACGGACGCGAACATCACCACCATCCGTCGTATCCTGCCCGCGGCCCCTGCAGGGGCGGCGTCCATGGCGCCCGCCGCCATGGCGTCCTCCGTGTCGACGTCGAGCGCCTCGGGATCCGCCGATGCGGCCTACGCGGCGCAGGCCGCCTTCCTCGCGAGCATGGCCCGATGA
- a CDS encoding FliH/SctL family protein, with amino-acid sequence MSTDALTPISFPRLGPGSGRAAHDTALAQGHAAGYADGLVLARAELAEHRARLDAEHAAARARADALLAQQLGVLETAARALEARTAPVLDQARSRILDAAFSITEALLGRALEDAPSSARAAVVRALTAADGEEVRAVRLHPADLDVLGPDAVPAGVALVADATLHRGDAVADCPNGFVDARLGVALARVRAALTEGAA; translated from the coding sequence TTGTCGACTGACGCACTCACCCCGATCTCCTTCCCGCGCCTCGGTCCCGGCTCCGGCCGGGCCGCCCACGACACCGCCCTCGCCCAGGGGCATGCCGCCGGGTACGCCGACGGGCTGGTCCTCGCACGTGCCGAACTCGCCGAGCACCGCGCACGGCTCGACGCCGAGCACGCCGCCGCCCGCGCCCGCGCGGACGCGCTCCTTGCGCAGCAGCTCGGAGTGCTCGAGACCGCCGCACGCGCTCTCGAGGCGCGGACCGCGCCGGTCCTCGACCAGGCCCGCTCGCGCATCCTCGACGCCGCCTTCTCCATCACGGAGGCCCTGCTCGGGCGTGCACTGGAGGACGCACCCTCCTCGGCGCGGGCCGCCGTCGTGCGGGCCCTCACCGCAGCGGACGGCGAGGAGGTCCGTGCGGTCCGGCTGCATCCGGCCGACCTCGACGTGCTGGGACCCGACGCGGTCCCCGCCGGCGTCGCCCTCGTCGCAGATGCCACCCTGCACCGCGGCGACGCCGTCGCCGACTGCCCGAACGGCTTCGTCGACGCACGCCTCGGGGTGGCGCTGGCACGCGTCCGCGCCGCACTGACGGAGGGTGCGGCATGA
- the fliS gene encoding flagellar export chaperone FliS: MNGYQAKRSQYVQDAVLSATPAGLLTMLYDRLLLDLARAGAAQEAGDWGTASSNLLHAQDIVGELMSSLRTDVWDGAEGLMSLYTYVRQTLLEANTRRDRTRTAECAEILEPLRQAWHEAARTGQPAPVAQNQDAPRSLGVLGVG, from the coding sequence ATGAACGGATACCAGGCCAAGCGCTCGCAGTACGTGCAGGACGCCGTCCTGTCCGCAACGCCGGCGGGGCTGCTGACCATGCTCTACGACCGGCTGCTGCTCGACCTCGCCCGGGCCGGTGCCGCCCAGGAGGCGGGGGACTGGGGCACGGCCTCGTCGAACCTGCTGCACGCACAGGACATCGTCGGCGAGCTCATGTCCTCGCTCCGCACCGACGTGTGGGACGGAGCGGAGGGCCTGATGTCCCTCTACACCTACGTACGCCAGACGCTCCTCGAGGCCAACACCCGGCGGGACCGCACCAGGACCGCGGAATGCGCCGAGATCCTGGAGCCCCTGCGTCAGGCATGGCACGAGGCCGCTCGCACGGGCCAGCCGGCGCCAGTGGCCCAGAACCAGGACGCGCCACGCTCACTCGGAGTCCTCGGCGTTGGCTGA